One Chryseobacterium sp. StRB126 genomic region harbors:
- a CDS encoding Crp/Fnr family transcriptional regulator → MEEQLVSYIQDKISVTDKEMETILSYFKPIKLKKNELLLTNGQSSQRTFFVANGCLRIFFINEEGQESTRYFAFENQFATALVSFITSEPSEEFIQAVEETEVYYITHKDFYHLLEIIPKWEKFYRIYLEIAYVTNTKRLMSFLVQDALEKYRQLLSENPIIVRRLSNKMVASYLNISQETLSRLKSKL, encoded by the coding sequence ATGGAAGAACAATTAGTTTCATATATTCAAGATAAAATATCGGTAACTGATAAAGAGATGGAAACTATTTTGTCTTATTTTAAACCTATCAAATTAAAAAAGAACGAACTGCTTCTCACCAATGGTCAATCCAGCCAAAGAACTTTTTTTGTGGCTAATGGCTGTCTCAGGATATTCTTCATCAATGAGGAAGGGCAGGAGTCTACCCGTTATTTTGCTTTTGAAAATCAGTTTGCTACTGCTCTGGTAAGCTTCATCACTTCCGAACCATCTGAAGAATTCATTCAGGCTGTAGAAGAGACGGAGGTTTATTATATTACCCATAAAGACTTTTATCATCTTCTGGAAATTATACCAAAATGGGAGAAATTCTACAGAATTTATCTTGAAATAGCTTATGTAACAAATACCAAAAGGCTGATGTCTTTCCTAGTTCAGGATGCACTAGAAAAATACCGCCAGCTATTGTCTGAGAACCCAATTATTGTCCGAAGGCTTTCTAATAAAATGGTAGCTTCTTACCTCAATATTTCTCAGGAAACCTTAAGCAGACTGAAGTCCAAGCTCTGA